A region from the Triticum aestivum cultivar Chinese Spring chromosome 3D, IWGSC CS RefSeq v2.1, whole genome shotgun sequence genome encodes:
- the LOC123074968 gene encoding WUSCHEL-related homeobox 5-like, with amino-acid sequence MESVDHHDEAATRLSLSPPRPPAPLSLTPSPNSAALVNAHWVPTREQLAVLEGLYRQGMRTPTAEKIHQVTARLQEHGPIEGKSVFHWFQNQQVRLRQREKQQRSDYFARQFCRPQPLPVLHSPSGHPFSPAQLQAPPAPNTPACNGEAMYMQQSCYISGPAAQAAANATYYSQMQPPIMYPSAEMMAHGNVQAQAQAAMYYQAASLNNSNTQQISVLQSLPPATSSYGAPDTYSHRPVLLNLFPQYPTFANRKKTRRVGSVGSARTSTSGSISCETESPTTPNIHIVVDL; translated from the exons ATGGAGAGCGTCGACCACCATGACGAAGCCGCCACCCGCCTGTCCCTTTCCCCTCCCCGTCCGCCGGCACCGCTCTCCCTGACGCCATCGCCCAACTCGGCGGCGCTGGTGAACGCGCACTGGGTGCCGACCAGGGAGCAGCTCGCCGTGCTGGAGGGGCTGTACCGCCAGGGGATGCGCACCCCCACCGCCGAGAAGATACATCAGGTGACCGCGAGGCTGCAGGAGCACGGCCCCATCGAGGGTAAGAGCGTCTTCCACTGGTTCCAGAACCAGCAGGTCCGGCTACGCCAGAGGGAGAAGCAGCAGCGATCCGACTACTTCGCCAGGCAGTTCTGCCGTCCCCAGCCGCTACCCGTGCTCCACAGCCCCTCTGGCCACCCCTTCTCCCCGGCCCAGCTGCAGGCGCCGCCGGCGCCGAACACTCCTGCATGCAATGGAGAAG CGATGTACATGCAGCAGTCATGCTACATTTCAGGGCCAGCAGCGCAGGCCGCGGCTAATGCAACCTACTACTCACAGATGCAGCCGCCGATAATGTATCCAAGTGCGGAGATGATGGCACATGGCAATGTACAGGCACAGGCGCAGGCTGCCATGTACTACCAGGCAGCATCTTTGAACAACTCCAACACTCAACAAATTTCTGTGCTCCAGTCGTTGCCCCCAGCCACCAGCAGCTACGGTGCGCCTGACACCTACTCCCATCGCCCCGTGCTTCTGAATTTGTTCCCACAGTACCCCACCTTTGCAAATCGCAAGAAGACCCGCCGCGTCGGGAGCGTTGGCTCCGCGAGGACATCAACGTCCGGGTCGATCTCTTGTGAGACGGAGAGCCCCACGACCCCCAACATACACATTGTTGTCGATCTATGA